In a genomic window of Candidatus Bathyarchaeota archaeon:
- a CDS encoding glycosyltransferase: MAKFLIVHPNMDIYGGGERVCHHILQTLLAHKQTVELLSYDFDMERYQEIMGEPFPKKVKVHMIGKRIEAEPPFSVYKRRKKIIQAIRAFKQTVTYDYTFSTQTISAFETELFDKAKNNIAYVHFPEIHYDYAHSSFKARMYLWFYRHWLECDIGKLGLVFCNSSYTQAMTQKYWSKLGAPEPVVAYPPVEERYWSNKPLQQRTKRVVYIARFIPKKRHEILKQLATQFPTYEFVSVGLLRDTEEAWFKDFSRDLPANYKVKPNLPETQLIETLQDSRIYVHLMEGEHFGIAPMSALASGCITLVHNSGGSGELIPQSLRWNTISDLKEKLGQLTALSDPDQFWDTQKQGLWDKISFLKPKKFQEKIWAHVDTLMGQTENDNYQEHANVG, translated from the coding sequence ATGGCAAAATTCCTTATCGTACACCCTAACATGGATATCTACGGGGGAGGCGAACGCGTCTGCCACCATATCCTCCAAACCCTCCTAGCCCATAAGCAGACGGTTGAGCTGTTGAGCTACGACTTTGACATGGAACGCTACCAAGAAATCATGGGCGAACCCTTCCCAAAAAAAGTCAAAGTCCACATGATAGGCAAACGCATCGAAGCCGAACCCCCGTTTTCGGTGTATAAACGCCGCAAAAAAATCATCCAAGCAATCCGAGCATTCAAACAAACCGTCACCTACGATTACACGTTTTCCACGCAGACCATATCCGCGTTTGAAACTGAACTCTTCGACAAAGCAAAAAACAACATCGCCTACGTGCATTTCCCCGAAATCCACTACGACTATGCACATTCAAGCTTCAAAGCAAGAATGTATCTGTGGTTCTATAGGCATTGGCTGGAATGCGACATTGGCAAGTTGGGGTTAGTGTTCTGTAACAGCAGCTACACTCAAGCCATGACGCAGAAGTACTGGAGCAAACTAGGCGCGCCCGAACCCGTCGTGGCATATCCGCCTGTAGAGGAACGCTACTGGAGCAACAAGCCACTGCAGCAAAGAACCAAACGAGTCGTCTACATCGCCCGCTTCATCCCCAAAAAACGCCACGAAATCCTCAAACAATTAGCCACCCAATTCCCAACATACGAATTCGTAAGCGTGGGGCTACTACGCGACACCGAGGAAGCATGGTTTAAGGATTTCTCACGCGACCTCCCCGCCAACTACAAAGTAAAACCCAACCTCCCCGAAACCCAGCTTATCGAGACCCTCCAAGACTCCCGCATCTATGTGCACCTCATGGAAGGCGAACACTTCGGCATCGCCCCCATGTCGGCGTTGGCAAGCGGATGCATCACCTTGGTGCATAACAGCGGCGGAAGCGGCGAACTTATCCCCCAGAGCCTCCGCTGGAACACCATCAGCGACCTTAAAGAAAAACTTGGGCAACTCACAGCTTTGTCTGACCCTGACCAGTTTTGGGACACACAAAAACAGGGGCTATGGGACAAAATCAGTTTTCTAAAACCCAAAAAATTCCAAGAAAAAATTTGGGCACACGTAGATACGTTAATGGGGCAAACAGAAAACGATAACTATCAAGAACACGCAAATGTCGGTTGA
- a CDS encoding B12-binding domain-containing radical SAM protein, with protein MTPKNPSPKKLKVVFADPPFGRESKGEAVTESPNLGILYIVGYAKPRLPDVEFYYLEPFLSMEEHLAKVAEIKPDIYAISFTTPRRDLSFETIAKVKALGLPMLMAAGGAHPTIDPQDVLKNTAVEVCIVGEGEETCTELIKKVQAKEPISDIAGTVNRQKNNGLRPLLKDIDFFPAWELVDFENYDIAVSKKRRMAYLLPIRGCPNYCTYCSNPVWKLEKPWIRMRSPKNIADEVNYLYGRGIREIYIRSDTFNVDIKWCLEVLGEIEKLNLKGMTFQCNLRADKLNDELAKKLSDIHVWLVHIGLESANDRVLKGIGKNASQADNVHTLELLKKYGVKVYGFLMLYNAWETNGKLEYETPEEVENTLKFAKDCLRDNLIEYISWSITNPLIGSKLYTIAERHGIAAYNVKIGNCMHLPGVSEEQMVEHVKQGMILQLLNGIQKGMITKNNKRAQQKAKKILNM; from the coding sequence GTGACCCCAAAAAATCCATCTCCCAAAAAACTAAAAGTTGTTTTCGCTGACCCCCCGTTTGGCAGAGAATCCAAAGGCGAAGCCGTAACCGAGTCACCGAATTTAGGCATACTCTACATAGTCGGCTACGCCAAACCCCGTTTGCCCGACGTGGAATTTTACTATCTTGAACCCTTCCTCTCTATGGAGGAGCATCTTGCCAAAGTCGCCGAAATCAAACCCGACATCTATGCCATCTCTTTTACGACGCCTCGGCGTGACCTCTCCTTTGAAACCATAGCCAAAGTCAAAGCGTTGGGTTTGCCGATGCTTATGGCTGCTGGCGGCGCGCACCCGACTATTGATCCGCAGGATGTTCTCAAAAACACCGCTGTCGAGGTCTGCATTGTGGGTGAGGGCGAAGAAACCTGCACTGAGCTTATCAAAAAGGTCCAAGCTAAAGAGCCCATAAGCGACATAGCTGGTACGGTGAATCGCCAAAAAAACAACGGTCTCCGTCCCCTCCTCAAGGATATTGACTTTTTCCCCGCATGGGAACTGGTTGACTTCGAAAACTACGATATAGCGGTGAGCAAAAAACGGCGCATGGCTTATTTGCTGCCGATTCGTGGCTGTCCCAACTACTGCACGTATTGCAGCAATCCCGTGTGGAAGCTTGAGAAGCCTTGGATTCGGATGCGTTCGCCCAAAAACATCGCCGACGAAGTCAACTACCTCTACGGACGGGGCATCCGCGAAATCTACATCCGCTCCGACACGTTCAACGTGGATATCAAATGGTGCCTTGAAGTGCTGGGCGAAATCGAGAAGCTCAACCTCAAAGGCATGACCTTCCAATGCAACCTCCGCGCCGACAAACTCAACGATGAATTAGCCAAAAAACTCAGCGACATCCACGTCTGGCTGGTGCACATCGGTTTGGAATCCGCCAACGACCGCGTGCTCAAAGGCATCGGCAAAAACGCGTCGCAAGCCGACAACGTCCACACTCTTGAGTTGCTCAAAAAGTACGGCGTTAAAGTGTATGGGTTTTTGATGCTCTATAACGCTTGGGAAACCAACGGCAAACTCGAATATGAAACGCCTGAGGAAGTCGAAAACACCCTCAAGTTTGCCAAGGATTGCCTGCGCGACAACCTCATCGAATACATCTCATGGTCCATCACTAACCCCCTGATTGGCAGCAAACTCTACACCATCGCAGAACGCCACGGCATCGCAGCCTACAACGTCAAAATCGGCAACTGCATGCACCTCCCCGGCGTATCTGAGGAGCAGATGGTGGAACACGTCAAACAAGGCATGATACTACAACTCCTAAACGGCATCCAAAAAGGCATGATAACCAAAAACAACAAACGCGCCCAACAAAAAGCCAAAAAAATCCTAAACATGTAA
- a CDS encoding right-handed parallel beta-helix repeat-containing protein yields MIKEDGTIVGTDHIMRQGNSYTFTGDVIITDQWCSSGLQVLKDDIVIDGNKHALTMVGEGHTGVELTDRIGVTVKNLQILGFNRAILLDNASENSIENNTLIGGGKSTSCGIWFSLSSRNTISRNSITTFTNYSGPADLNYGILIQAASTNNTIDANKVENCQCGIAVNYCADNTLTNNQMANNLQSFGLSYNTHEQFRQNIDSSNTIDDKPIIYWLNEHGKTVPPNAGFVALGNCTNITMQNLAITHNFDSITLINTNDSKIEGSQVANCGNGIFLKYSQNITVSENKLTRNQYAGIGMVDCSDIVVSENDIDSCGYGLTPSGITQNHSGGDGSRQLLIRKNNFTNNDSGMYFAVSRNSTITQNLFRENYFGVNLVQSSDNSFTKNTFADNKGAALRISDAFNNTLFHNNFANNTLESHVLTRWYAPAEYESNVWDNGAEGNYWDNFHSRYSNSSQTQRNVWDTSFYIDDANIDHYPLIKQVNAASPDTAPVGGDIQFLGAIVVAITIPTVLLLLIFFLKRRKSITA; encoded by the coding sequence ATGATTAAGGAAGATGGAACGATAGTCGGTACTGATCACATAATGCGCCAAGGCAACTCCTATACCTTTACGGGTGATGTTATCATTACAGATCAGTGGTGCTCAAGTGGGCTTCAGGTTTTAAAGGATGACATAGTCATTGATGGCAATAAACATGCTTTGACAATGGTTGGTGAAGGGCACACAGGGGTTGAACTAACCGACAGAATTGGCGTCACAGTAAAGAACCTTCAGATACTCGGTTTTAACCGAGCTATTCTCCTCGACAACGCCTCGGAAAACAGTATTGAAAACAATACATTGATTGGCGGCGGTAAGAGCACTTCATGTGGTATCTGGTTTAGCCTATCATCAAGAAACACTATCTCCAGAAACAGCATAACTACATTCACGAATTATTCAGGCCCAGCCGACCTAAACTACGGAATCCTCATACAAGCAGCCTCAACTAACAACACTATTGACGCAAACAAAGTCGAAAACTGCCAATGTGGCATTGCAGTCAATTACTGTGCAGACAACACCTTAACAAACAATCAAATGGCAAATAACCTGCAAAGTTTTGGGCTTTCCTACAATACCCATGAACAGTTTAGACAGAACATCGATTCGTCAAATACAATTGACGATAAACCAATAATCTATTGGTTAAATGAGCATGGCAAAACTGTGCCACCCAACGCGGGCTTTGTTGCTTTAGGCAATTGCACAAACATTACGATGCAGAATTTAGCGATAACGCATAACTTTGATAGCATAACACTGATTAATACAAATGACTCAAAGATAGAAGGCAGTCAGGTGGCTAACTGCGGAAACGGTATCTTCTTGAAATATAGCCAAAATATAACCGTTTCAGAGAATAAGCTTACAAGAAACCAATATGCAGGAATTGGCATGGTGGATTGCAGCGATATCGTTGTCTCTGAGAATGATATCGACTCCTGTGGTTATGGATTAACGCCGTCAGGCATTACCCAAAACCACTCTGGTGGGGACGGATCAAGACAACTCTTAATCCGCAAAAACAACTTTACCAATAATGACTCCGGAATGTATTTTGCCGTTTCCCGGAATAGCACTATCACGCAGAATCTCTTTCGTGAAAATTATTTTGGAGTTAACCTTGTTCAAAGTAGCGATAACTCATTCACCAAAAATACCTTTGCTGACAACAAAGGTGCTGCTTTGCGAATATCCGATGCCTTCAACAACACCCTCTTCCATAATAACTTCGCCAACAACACCTTAGAATCCCATGTTTTAACTCGCTGGTATGCCCCCGCCGAATATGAAAGCAACGTCTGGGATAACGGGGCGGAAGGCAACTACTGGGACAACTTCCATTCCAGATATAGCAACAGTTCACAAACGCAGAGAAACGTTTGGGACACAAGTTTTTACATTGACGATGCCAACATAGACCATTACCCCTTGATAAAGCAGGTTAATGCTGCTTCGCCTGACACAGCACCTGTAGGGGGAGACATTCAATTTTTAGGAGCAATTGTCGTTGCCATTACCATTCCAACAGTCTTACTCTTGTTAATCTTTTTCTTAAAGAGGCGTAAGTCTATAACAGCTTAG